GTACCCTTCAGCTTGTACCAGGTGTCATAATAAACCAATGCTGGATGACCTTGCATTAATTCTTGCTGATCACAAACCATGTTAAGTCCATCTTATGTTGTACTCTTGGCCAAACAGCGTCCTGAAAGTATCAACCTAGTGGTTAAAACCTAGAGCAATTCTTCATAGCACACCTGAGTTCAGATACATCTGGATGTTACCGGCCGTGGACATCGCAATCCACCTTACCTTCAGGAGTGATGGCCAAAGTGAACGTAGTTTTATTGTGCGGACAATTAATAACACCTAGTTTGCATAGACCTAAATTGTTTGCTTTCCATTTGAACAGTAGTGCCATTAGAGGAAGCAGTGACCGGTGAGGTCAGTAAGGACACCACTGATCATTGAGGAGGACCTGCTGTTAAGATCAAACAACACAACAAGGCCAGGGCGACACACTTACACATTCAAATAAACACAGGAGACGCCATTAAAACACTGACAGAGTATTTGGCTACCATATTGCAAAAGGAAGTCCCTCTTCACCAGGACTTGGTTAAGTGATATCCCATATTTCAGGTTTTGAGAATAGTCAACAATTATATAGATCGAGACGTCCTTAAATTACAAGATGGACCTAAGAATGGTCCGATCATTTGGTGAATAAATCAGAATCAGAAGTCATAATACATAAAAAGTCAGTAGGTTAAGGTGGAGCTAGTCCTCAGTTTACGTCAGATTAGGAGTAACACTGTTCAGGTAAAGGTTTATTAAAGATACAATTTTGTAATACAGAAATGCCTAGCGAATAATTTAGTTAGCATGTTGTTTCCTCTTTGGAATAATTTCCCACTTCAATAGGATTGgaacatgtttaaaaatatcagaaattaacaaaataattatGAGTACTATGAAATCATCTCCCATAACGCAAATACTGCATTAACACTAGACAAGTTTCTTAAGTTAAAAGGTCTACAATAAATAACGATTGGCTTTGTTCTCCAAGATGTTGggaaaaatgtgcaaaaataattttcagcacttaaaaacaaaaataaatcctGTGTGATTAAATACAAATTCTTGATAAAAGCTCTCATTCTGAAAGTTCACTGCCATTCCAGTCTAGCAGGCCTCTGTATACATgcatagaaaaataaaataaaaaataaaaatcgaAACCAACTGAAGAATAATATTAAGTGTAATAGATATTATATAGTTTTATCTAATTAAATTAATAGAGTTTGTACATCAAAACGTTACAGCCTGAAGCCAAGGGCTTCAAAGGTTAATGCTACACTGCTGCACCAAAGTTTCCAATCCAAAACGGTGCAGAATCAATTAAACCGGACTAAAGAGTCCTACATTACATTAACTGATTAAGATTAATAGTGAAAATCAACAGAGCTCAGTGCAAAATGTGATCAAATACTGAAATCTACATCCATATTAATATCAAGATGAAAACATCAAACCACACAGATATTTGAAGTAATCTGTACACCTATTTAACCTTTACTGCAGTGTACGTAACTTAGTCGAAAAACAAGATCGTCAgcaaaaagtggagtgtcaataaaacacatttttgatggGACCTAAATACAGACTGAGATCAGTCGTGCATATTTCGAGTTGAAATAGGTACGCTTTGTCAAacggtttaatttttttaaacacctATGTTAATTTAGACATTTAATATGGTCAACTCACGCTGAGACATACAAATGGTTCAAAAAAAGTGATGGGagttttaaaacataaacacatccAATTCAGATATTGTTTAATGTACTTCTCCCTCCCATTTTCAATAAGTCTGTTCAACTTCATGCACCagcgcaagaaccgacaggatGACATTCAAGCAGCCCGAGAATGATTCGAGAGCAGACAGCTGTGCATGATTTCTCAAAtggctctcgcagtactttgatgccATCCGCATTGTAagttcttgtggcgccgcatgaagtcgaacataCTGATTATTTAATGAATTTGTTCCACGCCCCCTAATGGCCACTCCCTAGAACTACTTCTGCCATTTTACGCTTGTTTAAGAGAGAACAACGAACCTTATGAAACCCGTCTGCAACACAAGACTGCGATACAGTTCATTACCATGCCAAGGCGAAGACTTACaataacacacaaacatatactaACAAACGACAATACAATGAATAAATAGCTCCTCCAGAACACTCAGATTACAGTTAGTACTGGCATGATGGCTAAGGTCAAAGCCTCACTTTTCTCTGTGCATTCATATTCTGTTTGTGACACCTTTTAGATGCTGTACAGAAGGGATTACGAGACTAAATGGCATAGGGGAGCCCTTTACGTATGGCGCTAAAGGTCTATGTACACCATGGCACCCAGCACAACTGACTACTTATTATACTGTTCATGTTGATCTCATCCATCAGATATCGACCTTCAAAAAACTTCAGCTGAGTAATATtgaattttgcttgttttgtagATCAGCACTGGGCTCTGAACGCACTTTCAAGGACAAGAGATGATGATAAGTGGTGGAGCATGTGGGCAGGATCCAGTTATCCTCATGAAATGAGAACTTGAGATGAAATGGACGTTACAGGAGattgttaatttttttctctctgcCTCTCCTTCtcttttattctctctctctttcatttcACCATTCTGCAGCCGATTTGTGTCCGTGTCCTCTTTCCTCATCTTCCTGCTCTTCTTCTTGCAGGTGAGGAATCAGGCCAAATCTTTCGCTGCAGCAGCTCCATTCTTCTCCTCTGactctcctcctcctcctcctcctcctcctcctcctcctcctttaTCTTTTTTCTTTCCCCCCTTCTCCTTTTTCTTCTCCCTCTCTGCCTTCTCCCTTTCTTTCCTCAGCCTCTCCTTCTCCATCCTCTCCTTTTCCTTCTTTTCTCGTGATTTTTGTTTCTCCTCTTCCTTCTCCCTCTTCTTGTCCTCCttgcttttctttttcttctttccGTCCTCCTCTGCTGCCCCCGCCGTTGTTGGTTTTGCGGTTTCGGGGCACGGCGGTAATGGGGCGTTATTTGCAGTGGGTGATGGAAGGGTGGGGGTGATGTGTTCAGAAACCACTTTAGGTGTCGGCTGGAGTGTCTGCGCACTGGAGACGTGTGCGGTCGGAGCCAGTACCGTAGTAGCGGAAGATGTTGTAGCTAAAGGACTGGGCCCACGCGGCACCTGTGCCCGCCCCCCAGCTCCAGCATTATAGGGAGGAGATAGGGGAGGCTTCGTGTTGGTCGTCCCAGATGAGGATTGCGTTGTCACTATAGCAATGCCGCCCCCTAGAGGTTGCAGTGGAAAAGCATCACGTTCTTTCTTAGTCTGAGAATAAAATGGTGTCTTGGACTTTCTCAGACCAGTAAGGGATAAGAGGCTCGCGGAGGCACGCAGAGGGCCGGGAGCGGGGATATGACTGGCCAGGAAGGATAGGCTGCCACCCGAGCTGATCGCAGCGGCCCGTTGCTTCTGCTCAAAGATGGCACGAGTGCCATGTAAACGACGGCCCGGTTGGTGAGTCAACTCGCCACGGGATTCCCGCCACTTCCGCACCTGAATAGTGCACTCTCTCTCTATTAGAGCCTCGGTCACGGGTAGAGCGATGATCTGAAATGGAAGAGTAAAGAGGATAAATATAAGCCTACACCACAACTAGTGTCTTCTCTCATAAGCCTTGTTtctgagtgtgtttgtgtgcgcacCTCTTGCACCACAAATTCCTCCCTGATACTTTCAGGGGGAATGTTCCTCAGTCGCTCCATGGTCTCGTACATGCCTTGCAGCTCACGAAGCTTATCCACAGATCCCAGCATTTGCTTGAGTAGCATCAAACCCACACGAAACACGATCTTCACCCCTGAGTATAAAATGGGTTGCTTAAATATCAGAGAAATACACACAATGGACAAGTACAAAAaattcacaaatgcacataatGCACATCGTCAGAACTTAAAATCTCTTATGGTCATAATTAATTTCTGTAATGTGGCCATTTTTAGTGAACAATCagataataaaacaataaaaagtatttcatgtatatttaccattaagaacaatcAAAGCACTTTTATCTCCTATAgctaaaaaaataatcacatGTTCTTTCGTTGTCCTATGTGCTTACAAGACTGAccttcacaaaaaaacatgtccCAGACACGCAAGACGCAGGACCAAGGCAGCGTACGGGAGAAGATACACATAAACCACTCTGTCATGTACAGGATGGGGTCAATCTTAAATTTCTTCAAGTGGCGGTAAGCCATTGGACACACTCGCCTTAGCAGAGAGAAAAATATCTCTCCATCCAGCTGGATAGCCTCCTGTGGGACACGAGATATGATGGAAGAGTTTAGAAACACATTATTATCTTCGCATTATTATATCATGATCTTATTTAGTTTGTGTACTCACCAACCCAGCACTGTAGTACCCTGGTAAGTATTTCTCACAGATTTGAACAAGACACCAGAAAGCTTGCTGGAAGAAAATGGTAGTGGAGACGAATATCCATTACAAACAAGCTTAAAgaagttttatataaaataatgcaataatataataatataatattatatactgtaaaaatgttttgaaaaaagtatTTTCTTAACTCTGTTACTTTAGAAAAAGAAATGCAGTCTATTAAAGCAACAAACACAGCTGTTGAGCTTTATTAGAAATCCTGTCTTACCTCAGCAGGCATGTGCATGAGCAGCACTGCTGCCACAGGGGCCTGAGCCTGACAGTAGCCTTCATCCGGCCGGTATATGGTGTAGGCCTTCAGTATACGGTACAGGTCCTGCTggctaaacacacacacaccaacagTTTAGAATAAGGTAAATGAAATTGGCCAATCAGGACAGCTGATAATAATATTGGTGCAGTAAttttgacggaagtttgagcgacAGGGAGAGAGTCAGGAGTGATGGCTACGTTCAAACACCCCCACGTGCACGCGACAGAAAGTAAGTGCGCAAGACTGTACCATGTCTTAAAACTGGCAAAATGCAGTGCCCTTAATGCACACTAAACCCACACTTTCTCGAATAATGCTTCAAAGCTGTATTTAAGGCTAAGCGTATCCCATCATGCATCACGTTCAGGAAGTAAATCATGAGACTTTTGCCCAAATCTAGCAAGATGTCGTGGAAACTTTTAATTGCAAGTTAATAAATGGATTTTACATATTTGGTAGTAAAACAGAAAGTGTTCCACATTTAATTGTAAAACATCTGTAACTACTTTTATAACcataaaacaacattaatggTGTCGTTTATTCAGGGACTACTAtagaaacaatacattttaataaagctacattaaggggccagtcacaccaaaagcgctttaaacgcttgcaaacgcaaggcgcgacgcactgccttttttaaaaaaagagcagtgcgacgcgccttttcatattgctaagcaaccaccgagtcagctgtcttgtcaatcaaatattgaagcgtgaacgctcttttgctgttaactgtcatattagcagaaactttaaaaagagggtgcttgctctgaccttgtttgaggatgagaggtgcacaaacacgaaggagagagtgagcgagtggagtccggttcttcaaagcaactgtaaacttccctcactaCAACGTAAGACCCGCCTCTCCCCtgattcgattggacaatggaagacgcgaatgacgtcaggcgcttctccgctctcagcgctccttcaaaaacgcgtgcgcggcaagCGGCAAAAAACcacaaggcgctcggcgcgcataaacagcgcgcaaacgcgccctgcccatagaatatcattcaaaaaaggcgcctgcaactgccataaacgcttttggtgtgactgcagcCTAAGAGTTTTTTACAGGTGCAAAGAATTCTGCGtctgaaagtttcagataagtgtagataatattctttaaatgtttatttattttttcatttgtttatgtgttcatttaatttaaagaaaaccttaaaatatatatattttaagtagccTAGATAAAAAGTGCATACTTTTTGGTGCATATTACTTTCATTACCTGGATTGACATTTTAACACTTGCTAAGTGTGTCCCATCAGCTGAATAATTTTTACATGCACGCTTGGGATCTTCACGCCCACTAAAACACTTGggcaaaatacaggaaatacgtCACGTAAATATTCaagtggtcaagtgcaaagaccgcaagtgtggttatttggacgcagccGATGTTACTGCGCACtaaggttgaagtgctgcaaactaagtgctcttctgccatacaatatagttctcatttttatctgcttaaaaaatatcgccacgttttattttgtgccaccatatttactcgtgtaactactcatgtaacagtctttaaataggaaaaacatagaagtgtttagtggcttctacatttatccctgtttggatcctaatgaaTGAATAGTGCtaggctatatgctaacacattcacgacacgctgtacaaagattaagtgcatgaaTTGAAAAAAGTTaggtttgtattaattcatctaagttgaggtaagaatatagtaaaacattgaaaaactgtggtgttttcctttgaAGCAGGGGTGGGAAATCCtcgtcctggagggccactgtcctgcagttTGGTTCCGGCCCTAATCGGACACACCTGAATTTCATTTCTAAGTAATCCTGAAGACGTTGAtttgatttttcaggtgtgcttaattagggttggaactaaactctgcaggacagtggccctccaggacccacgGTTCCCCAACCATGCTTTAAAGTGTAACATAAAGTACGCAAACTTCACTCAATGTTGTGAGACAACTCCCACCTTAGACCTGTAAACCAATCACCTACTGGATGCAGATTACTTACAGCCCCTAAGTTCACAACACCAAATCAGTACCAAAATCCTATTATTATTACAATGCTTTGTTCTCTCTAGATATTTAAAGCGTCATGAAACACTAACCAACAccttttttacatattatcagAGAGAGTTGTGTTGCACATCATAGAAGACAATGTTAGTATCTGTTCATTTGACATTAGGAGGAAACTAGTTAATTTTTAGctttttgtgatatttttgcCTTCCTAGTTTAAACTCCATATCGTGTCAACGTCATGGGCTGTGACGTGGCAAACCACTGTAGCACATCGATGAACGCAAGGGTTAAGTTTGGCACATCATCTGCCTTTTCGGTTCACAtggtctgacgaaccacttactcttCAATAGACGATAGGGTTAAGTCTGATGCATCGTCTGCCTTTTCGGTTCACATGGTCTGACAAACCACTTACTCTGTAATCGGTAGAGTTAAGTTTGGCGCATCAGTTCACATGGTTTTCAGTTCACATGGTCTGACGAACCACCTAATTTTAACACAAAGTTAAGCATTGGCAGATCAACTGCCTTTAATTTTTTGGTCTAATGAACCAGTTAACTCTATCTACCACCGTTAAATCTTGGCGTATTGACTGCCATTATTATGAGGTCTGACAAAACCTCTTAACAAGTTGCATGGTCAAGTTTGTGATGGAGAACCTGCAACGGCTGAAGAAAGGAttctaagggtgttttcacacctagtttgtttgagccctccaaacgctctcagATTAGTTCAtggtgtatatgtgaacaaaccaagtgatctcagaccccacTAAAAGGACCCAGAAGTgaaccgaactcagaccacATCAGAaggtggtctgagtacggtttgcttttgggttcttttgtggttcgatttctttttgatatgtgaaatcaatgaggtcccggtCTGCTTTGCGTGTCGTTTGGACATTGTATCAAAAtcaactgctgcacagaaagctgggatctgagttcttatgaagttgtgatgtgaacaagaaaaggtctgagatcacttcagttctgaagaggatcaaaaaaaagaactgggtcctcttttgagtccactatattgtgaacaccaaaaggactgaggtcacattcagctagttccttttctggttcactttaagtgaactgggtttggttcttttaaaatgagctttatgtgaaaacacccttagcgACAATTGAGATCCAAtgaacaagtcaatataataatgggttaaaataaaatgatcaaACATCTATCAAAATTCCACAATTACCCATTTGATTCATATTACGAATAGCGAGATTTTATCTTCTGGAGTCAGATAAAACTACCTAAATTGCGTAACGTTAAAACATTGGTAAGCGCCAGAAAAGACTGAACATGCAGGATCCTTCGCCATGCTGGTTGATTTCCACCATTGGGCCAATGGATGGATGTTTCCCTTACACTCAGTAAGAGGTTGTTTCACTTTCTTAAAGTTAAAAATTAGACCAAGAAAAATTTTGTGTCTGTTCTTCTGTTTTGTCtttgtaaaaacaatacaaaaacaccACAAATGCACAGTCTAAGTTATATATTTGTTTAGATAGAGGCATGTAGCATCAAAACAGAATGATGTCTTGTCCTCctctcacacacacgcacagctCTCTTGCTGGGCATCGAGTGACGCTGGTTATTAAGTGCGGTGGAAACAGCGTCTTATTTATAAGTTACCAACAGCAACGCACATACCCGAGGAAGTTTCAGTTTGTTGTCGCCAGTTGTAGTTACCGCTGGGCTGCAGATGTGACACCTCACAGAACTGTTTGAGTGACACTTTGTTGCTTGCCAGACTCGAAAGTTTTACCGTGGGTTTCACCACAAccgcgtttgaggtgtcaaaatcGCTGTCTGccgtgtctagtttgccgcttgaacattctgcgtttactcgcttcattcgctcGTGAAAGCCGCGTGTGCAaatctagtcatcgagacattcacatggaaatttgcatcatgggaggggcttctgcgactctgcttgctttctgtaatcacgtcactacatTGGTTAAAgcggcacgtttttccgccaaagttcaaatttttcaactcgcgcgtttgccgcggcaGTGCTCAATTTGCGGCAATAAGGTAGAATTGCATCTACTGCGCtgcactaaacgcctcattcatgccgcgagacctccagacgcgcacaatgcatcttcacattgacttaatattgaaaccactcgcgcttgacgcagCATTACACACAACAAAATGACACCTTAAGTAGGGAGTGATCAATAGTTATCTCTTTGTATTTTAGGCGCTGACTGTGTGTTCGGCTGTGTGTTTGACTTTGTGCAACGCCACATGAGCCAATTGGCGGGTAGCACAGGGCTTCAGTGGGAGTGATTTAAAAGCATATGAAGCAGTTTGCTCTCGGGTTGCTCTCGCTTTGCTTTGGAGTTGTGCGTCAACTGGTCTGTGGGTCGCTGCATGGTCTTGAGTGTATTTATCTTGGAACACAATGCTAATGCACTAGCATGACCCAACCGGAGAATCTATCGGCCAAACGGAAAGATTTATCAGTTGAGGCTGATAATAAGAAATGGCCAAATATCAGCAATATATAGATTGACCTCTAGACA
This window of the Misgurnus anguillicaudatus chromosome 19, ASM2758022v2, whole genome shotgun sequence genome carries:
- the tbc1d10b gene encoding TBC1 domain family member 10B, giving the protein MAEISALSPSSPSMGDQTVPASSSPHSLPSETPIPKSSLYGDRTVMGNPTIQTDGKKSPTQGSTFETTSGQNNVAAPLTATKSAVGPQVDVLAAIDEGTNGDNAVIDHTEVHESEQQQQMPSFPELNPSPNLYPNVEVSKISNPAPPIDVPLELPPPPMPVPSEHLSTCNPASSHSSQDSTADPASKAQALPDPQPAQDPNIPNTPDTCKMALEPPCSPSRPEPPIVQVQESGECLVPPYSYSRPAPDTLSYLESASMMSGTLESLSGIGEDGSSMGSDSEINGPVRRTDKYGFLGGSQYSDASEMEIQVAVARQREMKWLDMFRNWDKWISRRFQKVKLRCRKGIPSSLRAKAWQLLSNSQELLDSNPGKFEELEKEPGDPKWLDIIEKDLHRQFPFHEMFAARGGHGQQDLYRILKAYTIYRPDEGYCQAQAPVAAVLLMHMPAEQAFWCLVQICEKYLPGYYSAGLEAIQLDGEIFFSLLRRVCPMAYRHLKKFKIDPILYMTEWFMCIFSRTLPWSCVLRVWDMFFCEGVKIVFRVGLMLLKQMLGSVDKLRELQGMYETMERLRNIPPESIREEFVVQEIIALPVTEALIERECTIQVRKWRESRGELTHQPGRRLHGTRAIFEQKQRAAAISSGGSLSFLASHIPAPGPLRASASLLSLTGLRKSKTPFYSQTKKERDAFPLQPLGGGIAIVTTQSSSGTTNTKPPLSPPYNAGAGGRAQVPRGPSPLATTSSATTVLAPTAHVSSAQTLQPTPKVVSEHITPTLPSPTANNAPLPPCPETAKPTTAGAAEEDGKKKKKSKEDKKREKEEEKQKSREKKEKERMEKERLRKEREKAEREKKKEKGGKKKDKGGGGGGGGGGGGESEEKNGAAAAKDLA